One window of Helicoverpa zea isolate HzStark_Cry1AcR chromosome 12, ilHelZeax1.1, whole genome shotgun sequence genomic DNA carries:
- the LOC124635275 gene encoding pupal cuticle protein C1B-like — MYKLFVFTCMLAMAAAAPNPALYYSSPYTAAYTAPLAYSAYTAPLAYSAYTAPLAYSAYTAPVAYSSSYSYGVSSPYYFFK; from the exons ATGTACAAATTG TTCGTGTTCACCTGCATGCTGGCAATGGCAGCAGCGGCTCCTAACCCAGCGTTGTACTACAGCTCTCCGTACACGGCTGCGTACACCGCGCCCCTAGCGTACTCCGCGTACACAGCGCCCCTAGCGTACTCCGCGTACACAGCACCCCTGGCCTACTCCGCGTACACAGCACCAGTGGCGTACTCCTCCTCATACTCCTATGGAGTTTCCTCGCCTTACTACTTCTTCAAATAA
- the LOC124635277 gene encoding pupal cuticle protein C1B-like: MFKLFVFVCMLVAAMAEPKPGVLYSAAYTAPVAAAYTAPVAAAYTAPLAYSAYSAPLAAYSAYPYASPYAAAYLLKK, translated from the exons ATGTTCAAACTT tTCGTATTCGTGTGCATGCTGGTGGCGGCCATGGCTGAGCCCAAGCCCGGCGTGCTGTACAGCGCGGCATACACGGCGCCCGTGGCGGCGGCGTACACCGCGCCGGTGGCTGCTGCCTACACCGCGCCGCTCGCCTACTCCGCCTACTCCGCGCCGCTCGCCGCCTACTCCGCCTACCCCTACGCCTCACCCTATGCCGCCGCTTACCTCCTGAAGAAATAA
- the LOC124635280 gene encoding pupal cuticle protein C1B-like — MFKYMFVFVCMLVAAMAEPKPGVLYSAAYTAPVAAAYTAPVAAAYTAPLAYSAYSAPLAAYSAYPYASPYAAYYLKK, encoded by the exons ATGTTCAAATACATG TTCGTATTCGTGTGCATGCTGGTGGCAGCCATGGCTGAGCCCAAGCCCGGCGTGCTGTACAGCGCGGCATACACGGCGCCCGTGGCGGCGGCGTACACCGCGCCGGTGGCTGCTGCCTACACCGCGCCGCTCGCCTACTCCGCCTACTCCGCGCCGCTCGCCGCCTACTCCGCCTACCCCTACGCCTCACCCTATGCTGCTTACTACCTCAAGAAGTAA